A single Paenibacillus sp. FSL R5-0517 DNA region contains:
- the gntK gene encoding gluconokinase: protein MASSPYMIGVDIGTTSTKAVLFEQNGTIVAQGSADYPLHTPTPAIAEQDAEDIFKAVIESVKQATSKAGVKPDEILFVSFSSAMHSILPVDQHGTPLMRAMTWADNRSAEWTEVLKSEMNGHEIYLRTGTPIHPMSPLTKIMWLTRDQPELFQQTHKFISMKEYVFYKLFSEYVIDHSMASATGLMNLEKLDWDAEALHVAGITPEHLSRLVPTTHVLKHGLHPEYAKEMGIAFTTPFVIGASDGVLSNLGVNAIDPGVVAVTIGTSGAIRTVVDKPVTDPKGRFFCYALTEDAWVIGGPVNNGGVIFRWIRDEFAASEIETAKRLGIDPYEVLTRVAENVPPGSEGLLFHPYMTGERAPLWNPNARGSFFGLTLHHKKEHMIRAALEGVLFNLYTVMLAIEEKIGRPKKIQATGGFARSELWRQMMADIFDQDVIIPESIESSCLGAAVLGLYALGRIDSLSAVSGMIGSTHRHQPDPDSVRVYRELLPIFIRISRKFEEEYADIAAFQNKTMQG, encoded by the coding sequence ATGGCTTCTTCACCCTATATGATCGGCGTAGATATCGGCACAACCTCCACCAAGGCCGTCTTGTTCGAGCAGAACGGAACCATTGTGGCTCAAGGCAGTGCCGATTATCCGCTGCACACCCCCACACCTGCGATTGCAGAGCAGGATGCGGAAGATATTTTCAAAGCAGTCATCGAATCGGTCAAACAGGCTACCTCCAAAGCAGGAGTTAAGCCGGACGAGATCCTATTTGTCTCGTTCAGCTCAGCCATGCACAGCATTCTGCCAGTCGATCAACACGGTACACCACTGATGCGGGCCATGACATGGGCAGATAATCGCAGTGCCGAGTGGACTGAAGTACTCAAATCGGAGATGAATGGTCACGAAATCTATCTGAGAACAGGGACGCCGATTCATCCGATGTCCCCACTCACCAAGATCATGTGGCTCACCCGGGATCAACCGGAACTGTTCCAGCAGACGCACAAATTCATATCCATGAAAGAATATGTGTTCTATAAATTATTTTCTGAATACGTCATAGATCACTCCATGGCCTCCGCCACCGGACTCATGAATCTGGAGAAACTCGACTGGGATGCAGAAGCACTCCATGTGGCGGGCATCACGCCGGAACACCTATCCCGATTGGTACCGACCACCCATGTGCTCAAACATGGATTGCATCCGGAGTACGCCAAGGAGATGGGCATTGCGTTCACCACACCGTTTGTCATCGGGGCCAGTGATGGCGTGCTCTCCAATCTGGGCGTTAACGCCATCGATCCAGGCGTTGTGGCCGTGACCATTGGTACCAGTGGAGCGATCCGTACCGTCGTGGATAAACCGGTGACCGATCCGAAAGGACGCTTCTTCTGTTATGCACTCACAGAGGATGCATGGGTGATTGGCGGACCCGTGAACAACGGCGGTGTTATTTTCCGCTGGATTCGGGACGAGTTTGCGGCTTCCGAGATAGAGACCGCGAAACGACTTGGCATTGATCCGTATGAAGTGCTCACTCGTGTTGCGGAAAATGTGCCTCCGGGTTCGGAAGGGCTCTTGTTCCATCCGTACATGACGGGTGAGCGGGCTCCACTCTGGAATCCCAATGCACGCGGTTCGTTCTTTGGCCTGACGCTGCATCATAAGAAAGAACATATGATTCGCGCTGCGCTCGAAGGTGTATTGTTCAACCTGTACACGGTTATGTTAGCAATTGAAGAAAAAATCGGTCGTCCGAAAAAGATTCAGGCTACAGGCGGCTTCGCCCGCTCCGAGTTGTGGCGCCAGATGATGGCGGATATTTTCGATCAGGATGTCATCATCCCCGAAAGTATTGAAAGCTCCTGTCTCGGCGCAGCCGTACTGGGCTTGTACGCCCTTGGCCGCATTGATTCCCTGAGCGCCGTCTCCGGCATGATCGGATCAACGCACAGACACCAGCCGGACCCGGACAGTGTCCGTGTCTACCGGGAACTGCTGCCGATCTTCATCCGCATCTCCCGCAAATTCGAAGAAGAGTATGCGGATATCGCTGCTTTTCAGAACAAGACGATGCAGGGATAG
- a CDS encoding nuclear transport factor 2 family protein, giving the protein MSTTNTTTMLNNYFRLFDASRTDERAMEDLLSLFTPDAEIVLNGTSRTGFDGFMKAFYEYNKDVKHMWDAWVQQPDGSYQTNWAVCGQAADGTVYAKAGIDIARVNDAGQIVYLENVQADQNAFSKYNQ; this is encoded by the coding sequence ATGAGTACTACAAATACCACTACAATGTTGAACAACTACTTCCGTTTATTTGATGCTTCACGCACAGACGAGCGCGCCATGGAAGATCTGTTGTCCCTGTTTACACCGGACGCAGAAATTGTACTTAATGGTACCAGTCGCACAGGGTTCGATGGTTTTATGAAAGCTTTCTACGAGTACAATAAGGACGTAAAACATATGTGGGACGCGTGGGTGCAGCAGCCTGACGGCAGTTACCAAACCAACTGGGCGGTATGCGGACAAGCGGCAGACGGAACGGTATATGCCAAAGCAGGCATTGATATCGCGCGTGTGAATGATGCGGGGCAGATTGTGTATCTGGAGAATGTACAGGCCGATCAGAATGCATTCAGCAAGTATAATCAGTAA
- a CDS encoding metalloregulator ArsR/SmtB family transcription factor, translated as MASELKLTTVCNALGDPIRMKIAHCLASSGEKNCSAFEVDHISKSTLSHHIKILREAGVIQPRIEGKQHFYSLRKEELNSRFPGLVEMILNTTEEYAH; from the coding sequence ATGGCTTCGGAACTGAAACTGACTACGGTCTGCAATGCACTCGGTGATCCAATCCGCATGAAAATTGCACACTGTCTGGCCAGTTCTGGCGAGAAAAACTGTTCCGCCTTCGAAGTAGACCATATTTCCAAATCCACATTGTCCCATCACATCAAAATTTTACGTGAAGCTGGCGTGATCCAGCCACGCATTGAAGGTAAACAGCACTTTTATTCCCTGCGAAAGGAAGAACTAAACTCACGTTTTCCAGGTCTCGTCGAGATGATTCTGAATACAACCGAGGAATACGCACATTAA